A stretch of Gemmatimonas aurantiaca T-27 DNA encodes these proteins:
- a CDS encoding efflux RND transporter periplasmic adaptor subunit: MPTSESLLTYTVARRPMRITSLRTFSVFSTALLTLTLAACGGAGEKAADSTTADASALMLGSEDVAVATESDIGSAILLSGALQPKDQVILRAQVAGTITDLRVDRGARVQAGQRLFSIRAAGVMSQAAGAKAQVAAAEANLTVVRKQAEASRALFAAGAISAIEKETAEASLEAAQAQAAAARAQAASANETAGFATVTAPFSGVVSARSRQSGEAVGVNDEVLTIVDSRVLELSGQIGVADASRVRPGQVVQFSLDALAGENFRGRVARVDPVADAGTRQVGVYVELPNANGRIVGGQFARGKIDMGSSKSVVVPITAVLDAAADGTGGRVFVISGDKLVKRDVVVGARDDAAGVVAVKSGVAAGEQVLRTPNVSLREGSTVKVLPSDGAAPATPATTPATTPAATPATTDSTSAKAKE, translated from the coding sequence ATGCCGACTTCCGAGTCGCTTCTCACATACACCGTCGCACGTCGACCCATGCGGATCACGTCATTGCGGACCTTCTCTGTATTCTCCACGGCGCTCCTCACCCTGACGCTGGCCGCCTGCGGTGGCGCTGGTGAAAAGGCCGCCGATTCCACCACGGCCGACGCCAGTGCGCTGATGCTGGGCAGTGAAGACGTGGCTGTGGCCACCGAATCCGATATCGGCAGTGCCATCCTGCTCAGTGGCGCACTGCAGCCCAAGGATCAGGTGATTCTGCGCGCACAGGTGGCCGGCACGATCACGGACTTGCGTGTCGATCGTGGCGCGCGGGTGCAGGCCGGCCAGCGTCTGTTCTCCATTCGCGCCGCGGGTGTGATGAGTCAGGCGGCCGGGGCGAAGGCGCAGGTCGCTGCCGCCGAGGCCAATCTGACGGTGGTGCGCAAGCAGGCCGAAGCCTCGCGGGCACTGTTCGCTGCGGGCGCGATCTCGGCCATCGAGAAAGAAACCGCCGAAGCCTCACTCGAAGCGGCACAGGCACAGGCGGCTGCGGCACGGGCACAGGCGGCCAGCGCCAACGAAACCGCAGGTTTTGCCACGGTGACGGCGCCGTTTTCCGGTGTGGTCAGCGCCCGCAGTCGGCAGAGCGGCGAAGCGGTGGGTGTGAACGACGAAGTGCTCACAATCGTCGACAGCCGCGTGCTGGAGTTGTCCGGCCAGATCGGTGTGGCCGATGCGTCGCGGGTGCGCCCCGGCCAAGTGGTGCAGTTCTCACTGGACGCGTTGGCTGGTGAAAACTTCCGCGGCCGCGTGGCGCGTGTCGACCCGGTGGCGGACGCCGGGACGCGCCAGGTGGGTGTGTATGTCGAGCTGCCAAACGCCAACGGTCGCATCGTGGGTGGTCAGTTTGCGCGCGGCAAGATCGACATGGGGTCGAGCAAGTCGGTGGTGGTGCCGATCACGGCCGTGCTCGATGCCGCGGCCGATGGCACGGGTGGCCGCGTATTCGTGATCAGCGGCGACAAGCTGGTGAAGCGCGATGTGGTGGTCGGTGCGCGTGACGATGCCGCCGGTGTGGTGGCCGTGAAGAGCGGCGTCGCGGCAGGCGAACAGGTGCTGCGCACGCCGAATGTATCGCTGCGTGAAGGCAGCACGGTGAAGGTGCTTCCGTCGGATGGCGCGGCTCCCGCGACGCCGGCCACCACGCCTGCTACAACTCCCGCTGCGACTCCTGCGACAACTGACAGCACGTCCGCCAAGGCCAAGGAGTAA
- a CDS encoding TolC family protein, with product MPSFNSINRRPLGRIAGIALLLAASVTPAAAQERAACSPGQNCTQARADNPADSALMSLEDALRRALGKSQEVQLARAAVDLAGADVTATRAQVLPQLNASLNYTRTYYTPFNVRAAPTPDSMKFQPDSMASILERLRYIEQNADKAALGGLGGLFGNLPLGRPNAYVASITGTQVLYSGGRTGAALRIASDYKRAAQSEFTEQVSQIAMQVRTSYVRAALAQQLEAIAQTALDQALAFQTQQKQRLDAGTASELDLLRAEVSAENLRPQLVEARNAAEVAALDLKRLIDVPLTQPLRLTTALDAPAALQADTLSEPDPARMTMQRAAVAAAERQVAIRQQQVGLARGSYLPQVDLRVNYGAQNLPNTTFGFTNNPWNKDVSAGIGVSLPLFTGFRRGAEMQQAQIELTKARLQLGQLKENVQLQYQQARGERQRALSTISARQRTVEQAQRVHDLTVLRFERGLSTQLEVSDARLALLQARTNVAQAIADFHIADANVERALGRAPSYSIFGSRN from the coding sequence ATGCCCAGCTTCAACTCCATCAATCGTCGGCCTTTGGGCCGCATCGCCGGGATCGCCCTGCTGCTTGCTGCGTCAGTGACGCCGGCTGCCGCGCAGGAACGTGCCGCCTGTTCGCCGGGTCAGAATTGCACGCAAGCGCGTGCTGACAATCCTGCCGACAGCGCCCTCATGTCCCTCGAAGACGCGCTCCGCCGTGCCCTCGGCAAGAGCCAGGAAGTGCAACTCGCCCGGGCTGCCGTGGATCTCGCGGGGGCCGATGTCACGGCGACCCGCGCACAGGTGCTGCCCCAGTTGAATGCCTCACTCAACTACACGCGCACCTACTACACGCCTTTCAATGTCCGCGCCGCCCCGACGCCGGACTCGATGAAGTTCCAACCCGATTCGATGGCGTCGATTCTCGAACGCCTGCGCTACATCGAACAGAATGCCGACAAAGCCGCCCTGGGTGGTCTTGGCGGGTTGTTCGGCAACCTGCCACTGGGTCGACCCAACGCCTACGTCGCGTCCATTACCGGCACGCAGGTGTTGTATTCGGGCGGCCGTACGGGCGCGGCGCTGCGCATTGCAAGCGACTACAAGCGCGCGGCACAGTCGGAATTCACCGAGCAGGTGAGTCAGATCGCGATGCAGGTGCGCACTTCCTATGTGCGGGCCGCCCTCGCGCAGCAGCTCGAGGCCATCGCGCAGACCGCGCTCGACCAGGCGCTGGCATTCCAGACCCAGCAGAAGCAGCGTCTCGATGCCGGAACGGCCTCGGAGCTCGATCTGTTGCGTGCGGAAGTCTCAGCCGAGAATCTGCGGCCGCAGTTGGTCGAGGCGCGGAACGCGGCCGAAGTGGCGGCGCTCGATCTCAAGCGCCTGATCGACGTGCCGCTCACGCAGCCACTGCGCCTCACCACGGCGCTCGATGCACCCGCGGCGCTTCAGGCCGACACGCTCAGCGAACCCGATCCGGCGCGCATGACCATGCAACGCGCCGCCGTCGCGGCCGCCGAACGGCAGGTGGCCATTCGTCAGCAGCAGGTGGGGCTCGCGCGCGGTTCGTACTTGCCGCAGGTGGACCTGCGCGTGAACTACGGTGCGCAGAATCTTCCGAATACCACCTTCGGTTTCACGAACAATCCGTGGAACAAGGACGTGTCGGCCGGTATCGGCGTGTCACTGCCGTTGTTCACGGGCTTCCGTCGTGGCGCCGAAATGCAGCAGGCGCAGATCGAGCTCACGAAGGCCCGGCTGCAACTCGGTCAGCTCAAGGAAAATGTGCAGTTGCAATACCAGCAGGCTCGTGGTGAACGGCAGCGCGCCCTGAGCACCATTTCCGCGCGTCAGCGCACCGTCGAGCAGGCGCAGCGGGTGCACGACCTCACGGTGTTGCGCTTCGAACGTGGTTTGTCGACACAGCTCGAAGTGTCCGACGCCCGACTGGCGTTGTTGCAGGCGCGCACGAATGTGGCGCAGGCGATCGCCGACTTCCACATCGCCGATGCCAATGTCGAACGGGCACTCGGTCGCGCTCCCAGCTACTCCATCTTCGGCTCGAGGAACTGA